The sequence below is a genomic window from Monodelphis domestica isolate mMonDom1 chromosome 2, mMonDom1.pri, whole genome shotgun sequence.
tacacatCAATGCTCTTTGTAAACTGTAAGGTCTTAAATAAATGtaatttgttgttattgtgaGTAAGACTGTGGAGAGGTGGTGACTTTTTATATCATAGTAATTTCTCAcgatattcttttccctttctgtgaATCCTCCCTTCCCATattgtaattaaattaaattaaaaataaccaAGCAAAACCATTCCAAACAATGGCCCTGTGTGATTGCACCTGCAACATACTATACCTGTAGTACAATATTTAAAGGGATACTGAAGAAGTACAGCTTTCCTTTCCACAGTTGTACCCCAGCCAGGCCAAGATTGGTCTCATTACAATTAATCAATATCAACTTTGCTTTggtgttctttttgtttttatctttctagGCACTGTGTCTATCATCCTCTTATTTCTATTTACTTCATTCTTGAACAGTTCTCATCCCATTTATCTGCAATTAGTGACCATTGATTCTCAAGCCCAGCCTGATTAATTTAAGGTCCAGAGGACAAAGGCAAAGACACATTTTCATGACTTAATTACATAACACCAGTAAGATAGATTTATAAGctcattgaaaaagaaattgCCGAGCTGCATTAACATTCACTGTCATTTCATAATGAGGGCGAGAAGTAGCATGGCGAAGCAGAAAGAATACAGAAGATGAGATTCCAAGTCCTTTCCGTGATGCTCCACCTGCCAAATTCAAACACATGCCTTGCTTTTGCAGGTACACATTTACGTGGATGCTGTAGTGAATCACATGTGTGGGAATGGCGTGACTGCTGGAAGAGATAGCACCTGTGGAAGTTACTTCAATCCTGGAAAGAGAGAATTTCCTTCTGTTCCATTCTCAGGCTGGGATTTTAATGATGGTAAATGTAAGACCGGCAGTGGGGAAATTGAAAACTATGGTGATATGTATCAGGTAAATTTTTTGTGATAATTAACTAGCGACATATTATTTATCTGAACCCAGTTTTTCTCCCCAGCCTGGCTTCCCTAGCTGACTctattaattccattttttaaccTCTTCTCTCTAGACATATACAAATATCAGTGTCCCCCTCTCCTGGATTATTCTAACAATCTCCTATtgatctctcatctccagtctCTCCACTCTTTAATCCATATTCCATAGAGTTGCCAAACTGAatctaattctaaattctaaatcatGTCTGACCAAGTCACTCACTTGCTTAAGAAGCCTCCATGGCTTCCTAAAGCCTCTTAGATCAATTGCAAATCTTTCTTTGGCCATTTAAAGTACTTTCCAAATTGGCTCCAACCTTTCATTCCAAACTGATCACGTAGTCATTGTCCTCACCCACTCCATGTTCCTGCTATACTGACCTGCTTGCTGTACAAGAAGGTGCATGACTTTCTCTCTCCAGACTGCCTTtgtctggaatgctttccttcctaATTCTGCTTGTTGAAATTCTAGCTTCCCTTCCAGATTCAGCTCAGGTGCTTTCTCTTGCACAAATCCTTACCTGGTCCCTCCAGTTTTTAGTGCTTTCTTTCATACCTACTCCTTACCCCCAGTTACTTtgcttatgatctctttggggtacaaacccagcagtgctatggctggatcaaagggcagacagtcttttatagccctttgggcagagttccaaattgccctccagaatggttggatcagttcacaactccaccagcaatgaattaatgtccctactttgccacattccctccagcattcattactttactttgctgtcatgttagccagtctgctaggtgtgaggtgataccttttgatttgcatttttgtaaACTCCCAGCTACTTTGCATGTACTTCTTTATAGGCACACATCTTATCACCTGGGTAGAAtgtataagtttcttgaggattGTTTGGTCTTTGTATTTTCTACTGGTAGCATAATCACTCACACATAGAAGATAACTTAAGAAATACTGAATTCAACTTTATCAGTATAAAGAACTCTCCAAAAAACTTGCAGCCCCTTGTGATGTAGAAGAGTGCACTAAAGTTCCATGACTCACTTAGGATTAGGATTTGAGTTTAGCTCTTCCTGatccaaatccagaattctaaCCACAATACCAAGCTGCCTCTACACATATctgaaatcatagaatcataaaatctagATCTAGAAGGGATCATTTTAACCATGTAATCTaatcttcccattttataagtgaggaaactaaggcccagggaggttaaaaaacttgtccaagatcataccaGTGGtaggtatcagaggcaggatttgaaccccaggcttCTGACTGCAGATTCAgggttctttttattatattacactaaaggaaaatgaattttaagatTACTCTAGCCAAAATGCTTAAGTacagtgagcctcagtttctccatattcACCCCAGATGTTTAGTATTTTGAGGTAGAAGATAATGCTGCATATATATCAcataaaacattattatttttataggttAGAGACTGCCGTTTGGTTGGTCTTCTTGATCTCGCCCTGGAGAAGGATTATGTGCGTTCCAAGGTTGCTGAGTATATGAACCACCTGATTGACATTGGTGTGGCAGGGTTCAGAATTGATGCTTCCAAACACATGTGGCCTGGAGACATGAAGGCATTTCTGGATCAGCTACATGATTTAAACAGAACCTGGTTCCCTGAAGGGGCCAAAGCATTCATTTATCAGGAGGTACTAAGATAAAATGTGTGTAAAGACTGGAGACAAAGATTGGATGACAGTGTAGGCATCAGTGATTTTATTCATtgtaaaaaaatgataattttgattaaatatgTGTTTTCTGTAGGAAGCCCAATTATAAGCTAATCCTGGTTATATAAGCCTGGATTGGGTCAGCATTTtcacaggataagaaaaaataattgcctagataatttgattttttaaaatagcatccTTCTAGAAGGTATAAATTGTCATCCTTTGAAATAAGcaaattcatttgaatatttAATAGCATATAGAAGTGGAGTTATTGGCTTCACAATGATAATATGATGtctaatatattttaagaatttcTAAGCAAAATTTTATTCTTCTGATTTCTACTAGGTCATTGATCTAGGCGGTGAGGCAATTAAAAGCAGTGACTACTTTGGAAATGGTCGGGTTACAGAATTCAAATATGGCGCAAAACTGGGCACAGTTCTTCGCAGATGGGATGGAGAAAAGATGGCTTATTTAAAGTAAATGAAAAGGGCTTCCAGCTTTGCCTTTTCAATGAAACCTTTCCTTGAGTGTGCAGCAACTTTTTGGCATCTATTTTTATATTCCAAGTATTAATTGGGATAGTTCTGCATCGATGTCAGTAATCATCCTTATTACATATAGAGGCCAATTCGAAAGTGTGCACTTTCAGAACCCTAAGACAAAGTCACTAGTTTTTAATCCAATCTCATGATAAAATGGAAGTATATTTGGCTAATGCTTATTTTTATAGTGTACTAAAACATTTGAACGTTTAAAATCGCTGCAGAGTAAAAATAACATGTTGCAGTCTCATTATAACACACCTTGCTTTAATTCAGTTATGTGATAGTCTTTTTTCCTACGTGGTCTCACATAGAGTATATAAATACTACTTAAGTATGTGACAGATAGAGGACCCAATAGAGTTTCAACTTAATTACAGAATATGAGGACTGAAAGAGACCATAAGGGGccaaactcattttactgatacaGAAATTAAGTCCCAGAATGGTGAGGTGACTCCTTCAAGGTTAATCTCTTTGCAAATGGTTAATGCAGAATTTGATCCCATTTCTTCTGACTCTTAGTTCACTTCTCTTTCTAGTATACTATGGGGATTCTAGATAAaggttctttttatttatgttaAGGACTACCCAAAGGGAGAAAAAGACCAGGAATAGCCTGCCTCTAAGCCATAAGaacaacattttatttctttgtacagGAACTGGGGAGAAGGTTGGGGCTTCATGCCTTCCAACAGGGCGCTTGTCTTTGTGGATAATCATGACAACCAGAGGGGCCATGGAGCTGGAGGAGCAGCCATTCTCACTTTCTGGGATTCCAGGTAGGTAATAGagtccttcaccttttttttaattgtatcttCCTAATCATCTCTggaatttccttcttttctctaatgATCATATTTTATATCTTCCAGACTATACAAAATGGGAGTTGGATTTATGCTTGCTCATCCTTATGGATTTACACGAGTGATGTCAAGCTTCAGGTGGCCAAGATACTTTGAGAATGGAAAGGTATTTTTAATGTCAACATTTGAAAAGTACCTACTATTTCTAGAGTGCTATGGGGTGGTGTTAGAGAGAGCCGTAATCAATCAGCAATCCATTGATCTCCAAGCAATTATTGTTTGCTCTATGCCTACTCTGCTAGGCTTCAAGactacaaagcaaaataaaaaacaatcaaaTGAAAAACTAAGCTAGGCGCAGTCCTTTCCTTGATCAAGCTCATAATCAACTGGGAATATATAGTAAGATATAACACACAGataactataaaatggaattatgttcaacaaaagagagaaagctAAGTCAAGTTCTTTGTGAAgtctgaggcaaaggaaagattGTAAATGACTAAAAGAACCAGGGAAGGTATATGGTGGAGATAACATGTGAGCTGGGCTTCAAAGTCAAGTAGAGGCAGGACTGGATCTAGGCATAATGATTACTATTCAATTCTTTCCCTAAAGCAGAGAGTAAGTAGTTGAGAGTAGTAGGAGATAAGATTGGGAAGATATGGTGGTCTTGGATTGTAAAGGTTTGGAATGCCACGCTAAAAGTTTAAGTTTTGTTCAATGGGCGATAAGGAATTATTGAGGAGTTCTGAGCAGAAGAGTGACAGAATTTgttcatggaatcatagatttagaggcagaagaGACTTAATAGCTTATCtgattttcagatgaggaaattgtggcccACAATaatttgtccaggttcacatgAGTGGGAAGATTCATCTGTTAATGGTATAAAACTGAATTTTGAGAACCATGAGAATAGAGTCCAGAAGTCGTCTGTTTAGGAAATAACACTGTATGTAGTCTATGAGGAGTACTAAGTGCATATGCCATGTTAGTAGCAGTAAAAATAACAAGGGCAAGGCAACTACTTTtaagttttctaaaataatttggCTCCTGAGAAAAAGATAAATGCATCATTGTTGTATATGATCCAATTAAGTTAtgcaatttttttaattcaataggcATTGTTCAAATGCTTACCAAGCCTATAGTTCTGTACTAGACATGGTGGATGATACTCAAGAAGGAAAAGTGATAGTCTCCGCTCTCAGGAAACTCAAGATGTGTCAGGGAAAGAAACATTTATGAAACAACTAGTGTGAAGGTCCGGGATtccacccaccaccaaggaagacccgtggacaatgcaatcaggcaaagaaagggcctTTTATTGAACTAGTGCGCACCAATGGGAATTCAGCCAAAAGAGTTCCCCCTTCTCTCCTGAAGACTCAGTCTTAAATACTCTTCAGCATGTAGagcccccctcccttc
It includes:
- the LOC100032985 gene encoding pancreatic alpha-amylase isoform X1 produces the protein MWLLLLLSVLGTCWAQYNPNTQPGRTSIVHLFEWRWDDIALECERYLAPNGFGGVQISPPNENVVIHNPSRPWWERYQPISYKLCTRSGNEEEFRNMVKRCNDVGVHIYVDAVVNHMCGNGVTAGRDSTCGSYFNPGKREFPSVPFSGWDFNDGKCKTGSGEIENYGDMYQVRDCRLVGLLDLALEKDYVRSKVAEYMNHLIDIGVAGFRIDASKHMWPGDMKAFLDQLHDLNRTWFPEGAKAFIYQEVIDLGGEAIKSSDYFGNGRVTEFKYGAKLGTVLRRWDGEKMAYLKNWGEGWGFMPSNRALVFVDNHDNQRGHGAGGAAILTFWDSRLYKMGVGFMLAHPYGFTRVMSSFRWPRYFENGKDINDWVGPPNDNGIIKRVTINPDTTCGNDWVCEHRWRQIRNMVIFRNVVDGQPFTNWWDNGSNQVAFGRGNRGFIVFNNDDYELSFTLQTGLPAGTYCDVISGDKIDNNCTGIKITVSDSGNAHFKISNTAEDPFIAIHVNAKL